The sequence GTGGGGGATGGGGGATTGTTATGGTGGTTGCGTGTGTGAGATGGTTGGTCTCTACTCTCAAATTAGTCACTGCCACAATTTCCCCATCCCATTTCTTCGttcttttcctctattcttccttaCACTATACGACAACATTGATACCCTTAACTCATTCATTTTGACCCATGGTTAACTTATTTGTCTTTTTTATCCTCCCTTTACTAATTTGTGGTGCCGGGACATCCCATTAATCTATCCAATTGATAAGATAGAAACAAATAAGTCTCGAAATTTGAGTACTATGTTTTTATTCATATGTACTATCAAATTCTTGAATGTACAAATTTACGAAATCTTTCATTTTTTCGCTTAACAATAAAATGAATTTCATATCATGTTGAATGTCAAAGGTAAATCCTGCACAATCATTATTCTAATCGGTTTAATCTAGTCACTTGATTCAATCTAATTTGGTTTGATCTAGTTATCTAATCTAGCCTAATTCGTTCAACGAGCCATGATTTATCATAGTTTAGCTCTATTGATTCAGTTGGGTCTAATCTATTTGCCCTTTTTGCTATCCAGAAAGTGTTCGTTAATATCTCTTCTGAGACTAGAAGATTATCATAGTTAGCTCCTACCAAAGTCGCTTCCACTCTAGCCATTAAGGATTGTACCATTTTAAAGTAATCCATTTCTTAACATGCCGAAAGTATCCTCATTTGATGTGGCATAAGATTAATCCACATGGTAATCCCTTAAAAGTTAAAAGAATGTAAGGTTTGAGGTCCAAAGTATATAAGGTCTTAACACAACCACCACGACTACGAGGCAAGGGCAATCCCCATTAATTCCTTTAACTTCTTCACCTTATCCCAAAGCTACATATATAGGAATGTTTCAGTTGAGAGGAATCAGGCATTACCCTACAGGAAGGAATTATACACTAGAAATAACTGATAAGAAAATAGCAACATTGACAGAGTCATGACTAATGAATAATAACACTCCTTGGATGTCTTTGAAATAGCCCTGAAAAATTTTCCTACAAAAGGGTATACAACCAATGCCACAAAACTTGCGACATGAAACTTAACGGCCACGACCACGTCCACGCCCACGTCCTCTTCCCCTTCCTCTCCCCAACGGCTTCCCTGCAAATGAAATAAAAACTTTGAAAACCAGAAATCCCAAATAACAGGCAACGTAAACACAAGTAGTCTCTTTGGAAAAATGTGGCAGTGTCAACAAAAGAATATACAGTACCAGCAGTTGGCTTCTTGGGCTTGACTCTTGGAGTCTCTTCAACTAGTAAAGTCTCGAGATTCAAGCTGTCTGGAAGGATGTAATAACGAATGTTGTTGCCTCTCACACTAAGATGATCCAGAGTCACTGGGTTTTTCCCTTTCAGGGTTAGTTTAACGGTTTTCAAATGTGTATTCATACTGATATCAACACCTGTAGCATAGCAACAAATTTCCAGGATCAGTACAAGTACAACAAAGTATTTTCCATCTCCATCCCCCAAGAAAAAAGGCTAAGAGACATCAAATAGAAAGACATGACCAATATGTATTTGCTAGATAAAAGGTGAGGTGATGATTGCTTAATTAGATAGTTTTCAACTTTTGAACAATAAGAAAGTAGCAAACTAGCAATGTGTTGCTCAATTGTAGACTTACAACTCTCACAAACGATGTTCACTCACTAATTATAAACATTGCATGATAGTGTTCAGACCTATGTTTCAGGCACCCCAAAATTCAACACTACAAAAGATACAATTATCTAAATATTTTGCAACTTGGATGTCTCATGCTTATGTAGCTTAAACTAAATCCTAGCCTATAGCAAGTTTATATGCAAAGATCTACTTCAACGTGACATAAGGGATAGTATTTGAGATATGCTTAAAACTGTCAAGCATACAAAGAACTAGAGGAACTACAACCAACTCCAGGAAACAAAATATCACCCTCTATTCTGCTCCACTTTAGAGAAAACCAAAATAGGGATTCCAAAACATATTAGTTACATCATAAGTTGAAAGATGTTAGGCCAATGAAAAAAGTTCCCACCCTACTGAGATGATAGATTGCCCATgaataagagacagagctagtaCTGGTATCACACCATAACTACCCAGCACTTAAGGAAGAATGTGTAATTCAGAGTTCAAACTGAAAAGAAATAGATTATAAACAACAAAATCTGCCTCCTGCTTGGAGAGAACGACATCTATGGAATCAATTGGATATTGAATACAGAATGCAAGTGGAAGAGACAATATCCACTGACAAACCCTAATTCATACATGGCTGCCAGTTTCAATAAAGGAATAACTAACACAAAAATTCTGGTAATGCCAGTTAGAACTCAGGAACTGCATTAGGTTTAGCAGTTCGGAAACCAAACCAATGAGCATGATTTCAATATGCAATTGGCAAATGGAATGAAACACTAACAATGCAGCAATGCAAAATCAGAAATGTTGAATCATGAAACCAAGCTAGGGTTTaacaaaaagaagcaacaaaatCCAAAAAGGCAAAGAACTACATTGGGAGAAAAAAGATGAACCTGTGATAGTGCCGTGGACAATAGTACCGTTCTTGAGCTCGATTGAAACGGTTTCGTTGTTCAACTTCATGAGAAACCTGCACGAATATTCACAGAGAGCTTCCAGCATCAGATTGCACGAAAACAAAGAGAAACAGTAAAAAGTGAAAGAAAcgcggagagagagagagggagagagagaggttgAAACCTAACGAGCTTCATGGTGATGATGGTGGCAGTGGCAGAGACCGAAGGAAGACGAAAGCTGAAAGGAGGCGAGTGTGGTTTTGGGCTCCAAAACGACAATCGCTGTATATGAACGactcaaaataattaaaaaagttaAATGTTAAATATATATGAAATTTGAAAATTCAGAAATTGGGAGGGGCATatgtttaattaatttattatttatgataAATTTGTTAATATTTAACATTTCTATTAATAAAATtggtaatatatttaattttgtataaaattattttcgcTATGCAGAaataaattttcaatattttaaatGGATAGCGTATAAAAGGAAGATATTATGCAAAtttaataaaaagaataaaaataaaaagggaaagtGGGTTAATGTCGGTTACTCGAGGAGGGGATGACGCCGATATATCCTAAATCATAAGCAAAGCCGCAGATCTTCGAACTTCAAAACTGCAACAAACTCCCATCTTCTCAAACATCGATTCACTGCTCCCCAATCCCAACCAAAAACCCTAATTCCGATTCTTCCTCACTTCTCATCAATCCTCAGCTCCTATGAGCTACCACGCGGtacataatattataatattcttCTTCATTCTCCAAAACCGcaatttgctttttttttttttttctcttttcattattgaagttttttctttttcgtttttactTTTGACCTCATTCTCTTTCTCAATTCTAGTTCCATGGTTGAACAAGCATCTTGAGTAGTAAGTAGTACGAGAAATCAATCAACGGAAATAAAACCAAGTCAATTGTTGTTTTATACTAAAAACCATGTCATTCTTTCTCTGCATTCGAACACAGCGTGTTCTTCACGGTTTTTGTGATTATAATTTCATAGATGCATCAGACCTTTGCTGGCATTCCACAATTTAATATATGACGGTATTCAAATTTCACTTCGGCATGAAAACTTCACCGCACAATAGCTTTTGCTTACATAAGTTTTCTTTTTTAGTAGAATTGTTTTAATGTGTCAATGGAATTGTTCTGGCTTGTTGAtttttgctatttactttcatcAATGGACTTCAAAGTGGTAAATTTTTGTGGAACTTTTTCATTGCTAAGCATAAATATTTCACCTGTTATAATGTAACCTCCTTTTTACTCTTGGCAATCTTATGTATTCCATTGGATTGTTGATGAATTGTCATTTTGTGATCATAACTTTCTATGCTtcgtttgtttttcttctaatagTGAGTTCTTTATGCTTCAGAATAGTGAAGAGGGCCGAAGAGGTTGGAAAAGGAAGCCCCCGGGAATGGAACGTTGGGGGAGAGAACAGAGGCCTTACGATACAAACTCTAGACCTTACGATAGGAACATGGTTCCTCATGGTAGGTTCTTCTTTTTCACCCTCtcttaaatttaaatattgaggACCATATTGCTTGCTGCAGAGATGTTGCATTGTGCTTTACCTGGTCGTAGTTTAAGAATTGCTACATTACATTTTTCTTTAAGCTTCTGTTTTGAATTTGACTTTTCAAATTGAACAATCCCTCCAAATAAATGAAGCTACAAATAACCTTTAGCTTTGAGAGGTTGTGTATTTGTTTTTCCTATATGTAGCAGAATTCTATGGAAGATGACCGTGTGTATGTTGAATAATATTATATTGAGATGCTGATTGCATGCTTTCAAATACTCATTGTCTTTGCCTAAGAagatattttctttatttgaatCTTTATTTGTGGTTTCAATGTTATATATGCCCGACTTTGAAGTTAGCTCTTTTTCATTGTTGACTTCATGATACGTGATTCCTTACATACTGATTCAAATGTTGAGATAATATTCTAGTGTCCTTGATTATAGTGTGTTTCTGGGTAGGATTAATTCTATCAGTATTTAGTTAGAATTGATTTTGAAGCAAAGTGATATATGTTTGAGCCTTAAAAGTTATTGTGACAAAAATATAGGTTTTTTACTTTTCCGGAATCAATAATAAAGGGAAGAATTGATCTTGTTCTACTAGAGCCAAATAACTAAAGAAACTGAATCAAACACACTAATAACGTGGTTGTATTGTTATATTCTTTTATTTAGTTAATTTGAAGTTTTTAAGTTGATCCTATATTGCAGGTTGGTTAGGCTGCCCACCACATGGTCAAGAATTAGGATTCATAATACCATCAAAGGTCCCACTCGGTGAATCCTTCAACGATAACATCCTAGGTCAGAAATATACTCCCAAGCAAGCAATTCTTCAGCAACGAGCTTTAGGTAGAGAAGTAAGTATAGGAAAAGCACAAGGTCCATCATTTTGGGCTATCTAGACTTATTATTTGTTGAATTGCTGAATCAACAGTTGAGGGAATTAGATAGCAGTGCTTAGCAATTTAAGAGTATCTTATGTTGTTCTGAATAAACTGTGCTCCATGCATAACATGTTATGAGTATTCTCTATTTTACAGTCCCTTTTGTTGAATCCAGCCTCATGATGGTCTACTCTGTAATTTTGCAGCTTGGTTTAGTGCTTGATCTGACAAATACTAATCGTTACTATCCAGTTTCAGATTGGACAAAAGAAGGGATTAGTCATGTTAAGGTAGCATATTAACTTTTATGGAATTGTTTTATGAATGCTCGTTGCACTTGGAATTTTGAACTTTTTGCTTGCTTATGGCAGATAAGATGCAAGGGAAGAGATTCTGTGCCTGATGATGAATCTGTAAAAAAATTTTGTGATGAGGTAGCTTCCATTTTGTAGCATATGTATTATCTGTGATGTTCATGCTCATTACGTTTATACAGTATTTTGATCACTGCTCAGAGTGTGATAATCTATTATTCTCTTGTTGGTAGCCTAGAAATGATGAACAGTTCCTGATATCTCACTTGAGGTTTTATGATTTATACCTGTTAGACATTCTTTTTAGGTTCTGGACTTTTGCTCCCGAAGAACAAATACAAAGAAATATATACTAGTACATTGCACACATGGGCATAACCGTACAGGTTATATGATTGTTCATTTTCTTGTGCGCACAGAATCCATTTCTGTGACTGAGGTGAGAAACATCTGAGGAAAGTTTATAGGCTGATTTCAAAAACCTGATTCACTCCAATAATTGATGTGTTGTGCATATTTTTGTGTGTATGTATCTCTCAGGCAATAAATAGATTTGCTCAGGCACGTTACCCAGGAATTTACAAGCAGGATTACATTGACGCCCTATATATGTTTTATGGTGAAAAGAAGCCTGAAGATCTTGTTTGTCCTCAGACTCCAGAATGGAAAAGACTTTGTGAGACAGATTTTGATGGTGCTGCTGTCCCAGCTGTAGACAACTATAGAGATGTGCCTCAGCAGGATGCTGTAAAAAATTATGGAAATGTTCCTCAGCAGGTGCATGCTGTAGAAAATCATGGAAATGTTCCTCAGCAGGTATATCAATAGATGCTCCTTCTTGTACTTTATTATTTGTAGTGCATCTTTAGGTTGAATTCCATATATAGATGCTTGGAAAGTAAACTTCCCACAAGTGTGAAATGGTTGTGCTAAGTTGATAACTATAATCTTTTGCTTCCCCaaatttatatcattttatttatcttattttgaATGCTTGCTTAAGTTAGtttgctttgttgaatcttttggGGAAAAAACCTTCGACTTTTTGCTTGGAGTTATAGGTATATATGGCTTTTTCTTACGTTTGGTTTTATATTCTAGGAGAATACCATGAGGAATGAAGCATTGACTAATGACGATATTTTGGGAGATTCCATTCCTTCATATCAGCTGCATACAATGCAAGAAGTTTGTTATCAACTGCTCAAACTGGGCACAGGGGTCGGTTCATGAATTGGCTTTCGTTGTATTTTGCATCTGTAGTTTAATGTTTCCTTTAGAATAGTTTCTTAATGTCTGCTGCTATATTTCTCTATTTTAATATCATTTCATATGAATGCTATACTTATTTAATTAATGGGTTTGGCTTTAGTTTGNNNNNNNNNNNNNNNNNNNNNNNNNNNNNNNNNNNNNNNNNNNNNNNNNNNNNNNNNNNNNNNNNNNNNNNNNNNNNNNNNNNNNNNNNNNNNNNNNNNNNNNNNNNNNNNNNNNNNNNNNNNNNNNNNNNNNNNNNNNNNNNNNNNNNNNNNNNNNNNNNNNNNNNNNNNNNNNNNNNNNNNNNNNNNNNNNNNNNNNNNNNNNNNNNNNNNNNNNNNNNNNNNNNNNNNNNNAAAAAATAGGTTCAGCTTAAACAATTAAGTGATTTGGAAATGTCAGTGTCTTACACATAACTTTATATCATGATTTGATTGCATTATGTTTGGCTAATTGTCTTTGATGTTATCTCTTTTCAGGGGAGAGGACGTCCGCAGTTTCCTGGATCACACCCCGTTTCTTTGAACAGGTTAATATAACTACATTTGATCATTGATTTTCATTTCTATTATACTGAGTTATAGCTCAGGGATAATCATAATCATGAAAATATGTGGATCACTATTATTAGTATACGTGAATCCTTGatcaattttatattttaagtaaATTTGGAAAACATTCATATGGTGCAGTTGAGTTGGAGGGAGGGAACACTGTGTTGAACACAGTTTAATAAATTTGTTTGTTATCTTTTATTTGCCAACTGACATCAGGTTACCTTGTTTTCTGCAGTGAAAATCTACAACTCTTAAGACAGCGGTATTACTATGCCACTTGGAAAGCTGATGGAACTCGTTACATGATGCTGATTACTTTTGATGGATGTTATCTGATCGACAGAAAGTTTCTCTTCCGAAAGATCAACATGCGGTTTCCTTGCAGATACTCAAATGGGGTATGCATTTTTATTTGCTGTTATTTCTGTTAGTATCTTGATATACATATTTGTTAGATCCATTCcttttatttaatcatttttaatgAAACCATTTCAAGGGTACACCTGAGAAGAATCACCACTACACATTACTTGACGGGGAGATGATTATTGACATGGATCCGCATACGCATAAGCAGGAGAGAAGATACCTCATTTATGATCTGATGGCAATTAATCAAGTCTCAGTGACAGAGGTATTTATTGGTTGACAATTGTAGTGCCTATAGTTTGGTTGGTTCATCCATACATTTTACTATTCTGAAATATTGAAAATACCAGCTAACTCTTGTTtgattttggggttttgaatgtcTATTGGTAGTGGTTGGCGCAAAATAGATCGTATTAAATATTATAGATAGGGTGTTTGTTATTATCACTGAATTTATGTATATTCTCCTAAGAATCCCAATGAAAAT is a genomic window of Arachis ipaensis cultivar K30076 chromosome B06, Araip1.1, whole genome shotgun sequence containing:
- the LOC107645161 gene encoding mRNA-capping enzyme isoform X1 is translated as MSYHANSEEGRRGWKRKPPGMERWGREQRPYDTNSRPYDRNMVPHGWLGCPPHGQELGFIIPSKVPLGESFNDNILGQKYTPKQAILQQRALGRELGLVLDLTNTNRYYPVSDWTKEGISHVKIRCKGRDSVPDDESVKKFCDEVLDFCSRRTNTKKYILVHCTHGHNRTGYMIVHFLVRTESISVTEAINRFAQARYPGIYKQDYIDALYMFYGEKKPEDLVCPQTPEWKRLCETDFDGAAVPAVDNYRDVPQQDAVKNYGNVPQQVHAVENHGNVPQQENTMRNEALTNDDILGDSIPSYQLHTMQEVCYQLLKLGTGGRGRPQFPGSHPVSLNSENLQLLRQRYYYATWKADGTRYMMLITFDGCYLIDRKFLFRKINMRFPCRYSNGGTPEKNHHYTLLDGEMIIDMDPHTHKQERRYLIYDLMAINQVSVTELPFYERWKLLEKEVIEPRNMEREALSKSTNPYYRYDLEPFSVRRKGFWLLSTVSKLLHKFIPQLSHQSDGLVFQGWDDPYVPRTHEGLLKWKYPEMNSVDFLCEVGAGDRPLLYLFERGRKKLMEGNRVIFKDASDISSYSGKIIECYWDATERHWVCMRIRFDKANPNEINTYRKVMRSIKDNITEELLLNEINGIISLPLYADRIQRDIKAHQNTVLLRRR
- the LOC107645161 gene encoding mRNA-capping enzyme isoform X3 — protein: MSYHANSEEGRRGWKRKPPGMERWGREQRPYDTNSRPYDRNMVPHGWLGCPPHGQELGFIIPSKVPLGESFNDNILGQKYTPKQAILQQRALGRELGLVLDLTNTNRYYPVSDWTKEGISHVKIRCKGRDSVPDDESVKKFCDEVLDFCSRRTNTKKYILVHCTHGHNRTGYMIVHFLVRTESISVTEAINRFAQARYPGIYKQDYIDALYMFYGEKKPEDLVCPQTPEWKRLCETDFDGAAVPAVDNYRDVPQQDAVKNYGNVPQQENTMRNEALTNDDILGDSIPSYQLHTMQEVCYQLLKLGTGGRGRPQFPGSHPVSLNSENLQLLRQRYYYATWKADGTRYMMLITFDGCYLIDRKFLFRKINMRFPCRYSNGGTPEKNHHYTLLDGEMIIDMDPHTHKQERRYLIYDLMAINQVSVTELPFYERWKLLEKEVIEPRNMEREALSKSTNPYYRYDLEPFSVRRKGFWLLSTVSKLLHKFIPQLSHQSDGLVFQGWDDPYVPRTHEGLLKWKYPEMNSVDFLCEVGAGDRPLLYLFERGRKKLMEGNRVIFKDASDISSYSGKIIECYWDATERHWVCMRIRFDKANPNEINTYRKVMRSIKDNITEELLLNEINGIISLPLYADRIQRDIKAHQNTVLLRRR
- the LOC107645161 gene encoding mRNA-capping enzyme isoform X5; its protein translation is MSYHANSEEGRRGWKRKPPGMERWGREQRPYDTNSRPYDRNMVPHGWLGCPPHGQELGFIIPSKVPLGESFNDNILVSDWTKEGISHVKIRCKGRDSVPDDESVKKFCDEVLDFCSRRTNTKKYILVHCTHGHNRTGYMIVHFLVRTESISVTEAINRFAQARYPGIYKQDYIDALYMFYGEKKPEDLVCPQTPEWKRLCETDFDGAAVPAVDNYRDVPQQDAVKNYGNVPQQVHAVENHGNVPQQENTMRNEALTNDDILGDSIPSYQLHTMQEVCYQLLKLGTGGRGRPQFPGSHPVSLNSENLQLLRQRYYYATWKADGTRYMMLITFDGCYLIDRKFLFRKINMRFPCRYSNGGTPEKNHHYTLLDGEMIIDMDPHTHKQERRYLIYDLMAINQVSVTELPFYERWKLLEKEVIEPRNMEREALSKSTNPYYRYDLEPFSVRRKGFWLLSTVSKLLHKFIPQLSHQSDGLVFQGWDDPYVPRTHEGLLKWKYPEMNSVDFLCEVGAGDRPLLYLFERGRKKLMEGNRVIFKDASDISSYSGKIIECYWDATERHWVCMRIRFDKANPNEINTYRKVMRSIKDNITEELLLNEINGIISLPLYADRIQRDIKAHQNTVLLRRR
- the LOC107645162 gene encoding small nuclear ribonucleoprotein Sm D1, yielding MKLVRFLMKLNNETVSIELKNGTIVHGTITGVDISMNTHLKTVKLTLKGKNPVTLDHLSVRGNNIRYYILPDSLNLETLLVEETPRVKPKKPTAGKPLGRGRGRGRGRGRGRGR
- the LOC107645161 gene encoding mRNA-capping enzyme isoform X2, translated to MDFKVNSEEGRRGWKRKPPGMERWGREQRPYDTNSRPYDRNMVPHGWLGCPPHGQELGFIIPSKVPLGESFNDNILGQKYTPKQAILQQRALGRELGLVLDLTNTNRYYPVSDWTKEGISHVKIRCKGRDSVPDDESVKKFCDEVLDFCSRRTNTKKYILVHCTHGHNRTGYMIVHFLVRTESISVTEAINRFAQARYPGIYKQDYIDALYMFYGEKKPEDLVCPQTPEWKRLCETDFDGAAVPAVDNYRDVPQQDAVKNYGNVPQQVHAVENHGNVPQQENTMRNEALTNDDILGDSIPSYQLHTMQEVCYQLLKLGTGGRGRPQFPGSHPVSLNSENLQLLRQRYYYATWKADGTRYMMLITFDGCYLIDRKFLFRKINMRFPCRYSNGGTPEKNHHYTLLDGEMIIDMDPHTHKQERRYLIYDLMAINQVSVTELPFYERWKLLEKEVIEPRNMEREALSKSTNPYYRYDLEPFSVRRKGFWLLSTVSKLLHKFIPQLSHQSDGLVFQGWDDPYVPRTHEGLLKWKYPEMNSVDFLCEVGAGDRPLLYLFERGRKKLMEGNRVIFKDASDISSYSGKIIECYWDATERHWVCMRIRFDKANPNEINTYRKVMRSIKDNITEELLLNEINGIISLPLYADRIQRDIKAHQNTVLLRRR
- the LOC107645161 gene encoding mRNA-capping enzyme isoform X4, with protein sequence MSYHANSEEGRRGWKRKPPGMERWGREQRPYDTNSRPYDRNMVPHGWLGCPPHGQELGFIIPSKVPLGESFNDNILGQKYTPKQAILQQRALGRELGLVLDLTNTNRYYPVSDWTKEGISHVKIRCKGRDSVPDDESVKKFCDEVLDFCSRRTNTKKYILVHCTHGHNRTGYMIVHFLVRTESISVTEAINRFAQARYPGIYKQDYIDALYMFYGEKKPEDLVCPQTPEWKRLCETDFDGAAVPAVDNYRDVPQQDAVKNYGNVPQQVHAVENHGNVPQQENTMRNEALTNDDILGDSIPSYQLHTMQEVCYQLLKLGTGGRGRPQFPGSHPVSLNSENLQLLRQRKFLFRKINMRFPCRYSNGGTPEKNHHYTLLDGEMIIDMDPHTHKQERRYLIYDLMAINQVSVTELPFYERWKLLEKEVIEPRNMEREALSKSTNPYYRYDLEPFSVRRKGFWLLSTVSKLLHKFIPQLSHQSDGLVFQGWDDPYVPRTHEGLLKWKYPEMNSVDFLCEVGAGDRPLLYLFERGRKKLMEGNRVIFKDASDISSYSGKIIECYWDATERHWVCMRIRFDKANPNEINTYRKVMRSIKDNITEELLLNEINGIISLPLYADRIQRDIKAHQNTVLLRRR